A window of Punica granatum isolate Tunisia-2019 chromosome 8, ASM765513v2, whole genome shotgun sequence genomic DNA:
GTTTTGGTATATAATCTACTCACGCAGAGACTGACTTTTGTTCTTTGTGACAGAAGCAAGAGAAGCAGCACCATTctgttctcttttctttttctctacTGCAGCAACAGCTCGTGTAGCTTCCTGTAGTAATTTGTACATCTCAGCAATAATTTCCTCAGTAGGAAACCTCTGTTTCAACTCTCAACAGAAAGGAAATAACTGACCTCACTAGCTTTCTTTGATTGACTTTCAATGGATTTTGACCACTTTAAACTACGCCCACCAACACTCACTACCTTTGATTTTCGAAGCGACAACCCATGAGATGACCTTACATAGACTGTATCCCTCTTTCTCAACAGCATCAATCTTCTACTGAAAGAGCAATTGTCAGTTAATTTGCAGACAAAATaggcaaaaagaaaatgaagatacTCGCAGTTATAGAAGGAAAAAACCCCAAAAAGGATGTACCTGATGGCAGATAAAGATCTATTATCTCCAATAGACACCGAATTCCGCATAAAATATCGCCAGTATGTTGCTCGTTTCCAGGGGAAAAACTGAGGGAAGAACTTATGATGATTTGATGCATTGAAGTTGCCCGACGTACCACGCAAAGTCCACACCAAAGCAGACTTTAGAGGTGTTTGCAGCTTTGAAGCACctgtgcaagaaaagtaaatctTCCATGAAGAAAGCAAACTAATGGTCCAACAAATTGCTCACGAAATTTACTAAGAGCTTTTCACCAGCTGATAATTTCGAACATGTGAACGAAAACCACATAACACCAGTGAAATGATGCCAATAGGTAGTCAACTGGAGCTGCAACTCCTGTATAAAAATGAACCAGAAAGTGCCTAAGAGGAACGAATTGACAAACCTTTCAGAGAACGCCTCCTGCCACTACTAGCACTGGTAACAATGTTTGCACCCAGCTGTCCCTCAGTATCTGCATTATCAGAAGATGATTGCTTGGCACTATCTAATGAAGTCCTAATCAGCTGATTTCTCTTCCTCTTGTAGTACCCTTCAGAGGGCAGGCCTTGCTTCTTATCGACCATACAAATGGGCAGGTCAAAATCATTCACTTTCGCTACCAACTGATTTGATTTGCACTTCACATACGTAATCCTCTTCAATTTAGATGTCGCCAAGCTTTCATCCTCCATTTCATTCTGACTTCCTGAACTGTTCATTGAAGCAGTTTGATCTTGATGGGCTTCAGAAGTCATCCCTGCATCCTCATGAGTTTTCAGCACATCGTTCTCGGTACAACCCATAGGATCTGACACAGGGTGACTCGAACCAGTAACTGAAGGATTTGCTGCTTGAGAAGATGGCAACCTTGCTGAAGGAACAATATTGCAGTTAGGCAAGTTATCACTGACAGATAGCGGAGGTGTCTGTGGTCTCGCCAGATGGTTTCTTCCACCTGTCCTCAAATGGTTTGGCATGCCATTAACATCATCAGTATTTGCAGAAACAGTGCTCTTCTTCAAGTCATGCACATCTGAGGAGTTTGACCTATGAACAGGGACTGTGCTATGGGAAAGCTGGGTTTGAGGGATAGCAGCTACTGGCTTCCTGACCAAGCTGTTGCCTTTTCGAATATAAGAAGTATTTTGAAGCTTTGCATTCTTTCCTGGAAGAGGTAATTTTGCTGGTAAAGTGCCAAGTGAAGGTTTAAGCCCTGGAGAAGCAGCAGATGAACTACTTGTTCGGCACCACGTATTGGGTTTTGCAGTGGAATTGGAAGTAATCTTTGAAGTTGTGGCAGTAAAAGAGGAATGACTGGGAAAGGCCCTTCGAATCATATGACTGTGCCGATTCAATCTCCCATACGGCTCTGTGCTCAATGGATCTGAACCGCAATTCATACTTCTTGAACCATTTGATGGAAAGCTTACTGTCTTATCCCTCGCCGAACAGCTTTTCTCTAATGCATTATCCGAACTATAACCAACTAAATTTTCATGCGAAATTGAGGTAATAGCAAAGCCAGCAGATGCACTCGATCCTCCTCCAACAGCCAGATTCTCCCCATGATCCGTACCAATATTCTTCACAACTGCCTTGCTAGCAATTTGGTCAAGCAAGGCTCCACCACTTGAGTTTTGTGCACCCAAGACATGTAGACTTTCTGGTGAACCCATATCGGATAGTGCATCAGGCACAGACTCCATCACTTCATCATAGGAGTTAGAAGCATGAACTCCATCTCTAGCTACATCAACCTCAccagaaaatgacaaataaagTGAAACAGAAGGTGATTCATCCTTCAAACTGAGACTGGCATCGTTTTCTATATTTGCAGGACAGAACAACTGATCAGAGCTCTGAAAACTGATATCTGGAATAAGGGATTTCGTTCTCTCACAATCGCTCACTGCTTGCTTTTCTGAAGGATCTAAGTCCAATTTTCTCTCCTCAAATCTTTCTTGATCAATATCCCTGTTTTGATGATCATGCAACAGATCAACTGCAAGAGAATTTTCTTCAGGCCTGCCTTCTATAATCAGGTGATCAGCAGATTCTCCATTTCCGATGCCCAACTGCCCTAGAAATGAACTGGACTGAACACCAGGAACATGCACATTATTAACTGAACCCATACCATCAGATTGTCCTACTTGACTAGTGTCCTTGAACATGACACCTCTTTCTTCCAAGGTTGATACTGAAGCAGCCCCCTGAAGTGTATTGGCATTATGACCCGCACCCGCAGCTGCCACTTTTGGTTGGACTGAACTATCACATGGAATTGGCTGCACTTGTACAAAAGTAGTAGTTGTATCTGCAACCAAAGCGATGTTATTGTCCTGAGGTGCCATTGCATCAGAAGATCCTGAATAAGCAGAACAAACTTTTCTCCTCTTTCTCAGAGTGGGTGACGTTCTACCCTCATCAAGACCACTATCACTATCCAGCGAAACCTTAGTATCAAGAGGATCATGTGCATCTGCTGACCCAGTTCCATGTGAAACATTGTGCCCAAAGGTGATTGCAGGTAAACCAACAGTCAACTCTCCCAAACTGGAAGCTACTGCAGGATCAGGATTCTGGgtacataaatttaaaaccGTATCTAAAGTATCTGAAGGGCCACTATATGTTTTACTCACAGGTTTTATGCAGATACTGGCTTCTCTTGAAGTCAGAGGATCAACTTGAAAAATCCCACGGTGGCTTCTACCTGCATTGAGTGCACTGTCCTTTGAATTGTCCACTGTCAGATCAAAATTTCCTAGATTTGCTTTGCTGCCATTATCAAGCATTCTTGGGCCACTCACTTGGGGCAACTGTCCCCTTGCATCATCACAAATGAGATTACTCAAACCCATGAAATTCTTCTCTGAGTTAGTTGTAAAACTGCCAGAAACCCAGCAAGCACCTGTTTCCATGACATTTTGAGAATCTCCACAAAGCCCAGTAGTCATTTGGTAAGTATTAAGGCTGCAATCTGGAGCATCAAATTTCTCCTTACCAATAATAGGTAAGTCTTGCGAGCCAATCAAATCTTCTTCAGGACCAGAAGCAGCATTTCTCATCAACAAAGACCCATCTACCACTGTAGAACCATCCTCAATATTAGACCCACTTAAGGTTGACATGCGCGTAGTACTACAATCTTCTGCAAGATTATCTTTCTCTGCCTCATTGTCCAGCAGCAAAAACTTCACATCTTGATGTAATTGTCCACTGAATTCATCCTTGCTAATCTTACCATCAACCACTGCAACTGGTACATTCATGGAACTCGAAACAATTTGGAGGTCAACATTATTAGCATTTGGTGCATCTACTTTCGTTTCTTCACAATTCACAGgacaaaaagaagaagatgaacaatcTCTCTCCTTGTTTTCACATAAAACACCAGTACCCTCATCTGTCTCTCTGCCAAATCTCGGTGATGAAAAAGAACACGATAATCCTTTCTTTTCATCAATTTGTCGTAAAAGTCCCGGTTCATTTGAATCATTGGTCGCTAGACACTCCTCAGACAATGCCATACTGTGGCTTGCAATTTCCTCTTGCAAAGAACCTGAACCTTTGGAAGACACTAATCTTGAAGGACTATCTGCTTTCTTGAGCCCGTCATGCTTCCTAGAAGGCTGCCGGTTTGGTGGGTCTGCCTTACGAGTAACAACTTTTTTCACCACTttcttcacaatttttttcttcttggcAACCCTGACTGAAGGTGCTTTATCTGGCAACCCTTTGTCTGCTGTTTTACTCAGACTTGAACCACCAGCCTTACCAGCATTATCAGAAACCACAACCCTTTTAGCGCCAGCACCAGAATATCGTCCCTTAGGAACTGTACCTTTGACTGAAGGTGCTTTATCAGGCAACTCTTTGACTGCAGTTTTACTCAGACTTGAACCACCAGTTTTACCAGCATTATCAGAAACCACATCCCTTTTAGCGCCAGCACCAGAACCTTGTCCCTTAGATACTGTATCTTTGACTGAAGGTGCTTTATCAAGCAAGCCTTTGTCCGCATTTTTACTCAGACTTGGACCACCAGTTTTACCAGCTTTATCAGAAACCACATCCCTTTTAGCGCCAGCAGCAGAATCTTGTCCCTTAGAAACTGTATCCTTGACTGAAGGTGCTTTATCAGGCAAGCCTTTGTCTACAGTTTTACTCAGACTTGAACCACCAGATTTACCAGCTTTATCAGAAACCACATCCCTTTTAGCGCCAGCACCAGAATGTTGTTCCTCCGGAACTGCATCCTTGGATGAATGTGCTTTACCAGGCAACCCTTTCTTTATAGTTTTACCCTGACTTGTGCCAACATTTTCACCGGCTTTACCAGAAGTGACATCCCTTTTAGCGCCAGCACTAGAATCTTGTCCCTCAGGAACTGCGTCCCTGAATGAATGTGCTTTACCTGGCAACCCTCTGCCTACAGTTTTACCCTGACGCGAGCGAACATTTTTACCAGCTTTATCAGAAGCAACATTGCTTTTAGGGCCAGCATTAGAATTTTGTCCCTCAGGAACTGCATCCTTGACTGAAGGTGCTTTACCAGGCAACCCTTTGTCTGCAGTTTTACCCTGAGTTGAACCAACATTCTCAGCTCTATCAAGAACCACATCCCTTGTAGCGCCAACCTTAGAATCTTGTCCCACAGCCACTGCATCCTTCCTACCTTGAAGATCACTACTGCCTATATCTGCAACAGGACTTGGACAAGACTTTCCAACTTCATAAGTAACAGATGAGACATTCGTCACTTTTGATACAGGTAATGAGCTGCTATTTGACTTAACTGGAGCATCAGATTCAGCAACTATCCCTTCCAAATGTCCCAAATTATCCTGGTGTTGAGCAGATGCACCAACTCTCTCAAGCAATTGTTTTGAATTCTCGGTCGTGCTAATGGCGACACCAGTCACACTAAGAGAGGAGTTTAATTTCTCATCATACACATTGAGTTTGTCCAGCAATGAACTTGTGCTATCTTTATCTGACACAATAGCTGACTTCAGCTTCTTGCTTGAGGGCATGTAATCCTTTTCGTAAACAACCCTGGGGCTTGTAGGTTGAACAATGGGCTTGGCAATCAGCGTGTTAGATTTAAATGAAACATCAAGATCCACTGAACCATCTTCTCTTGTGTCCCTTGGCCCATGATCTGAACTGATAAACTGTCCCTGCCCCTTACTTTTGGAAGAACCAGGGCCAGAGCCACTGTCATCGTTATAGCCATTGCTGTAATGCCGTTCATTGTCTCTAATCCTGTGGTTAAACCTTGGCATCTGAAGCCTCAAGAACGCACTCTTCTTCTGTAGTTGCTTCTTGGGAGTGAGACTATGTTCGCGGACGACTTCTCTACTACCCCGACTGGCACCGCCATATCTTCCAAATTCAGCAGCATGATATTCCTGTTTCAATGCAACAGTCCTAAAATCCTCTCCATCAAAATCTGTAATTTCAGGAAGTGATTCACTTGAATTCCTGGTATTGTCTCTCTTATGAACCCAACTTTGCCTCCCACTCGTGCCGTCTCCTCTCTCATTCCGGTGAGGCTCACTATCATAGCTGCCTGCAACTGACGAAAACCGATAGGAAGACCCATGAAAAAGACTGTCTTGCTGATCAGAACCGGACCCCTCTGCATAATTCTCCCTTAACCTAACCCTGGAAATTGGCTCTACTTCACGCCTAGAGCTATCAACCGGCCCATAAGGCGAGGCAGCTCTGTGCTCAGGTGCACGACGGTGTACATCATGATTGTAATCCGCATTGGAATACGACCTATGCACCAGACGCCGATCGAGCAATTCTGCGCGATTTTCCACAAAAGGAGAGTCGTGTCCGCCGAGGACTCGACGGTCGCTATCAACAAGGGCATGATGGTGGTGCTGGTGGTGGTGATAGATCGATCGCCGATCACGATCATCATCGATAGGGTTGAACCCGCGGGTAGCAAGCTCGTATCGTGGGAGTGAGGTCGTCAGCGCTCTCGGTGGTGCAGGGGAGGGATGGTAATCCGAAGGGTGGTGGATCTGCGGCGGGAAGTTGCGGCTCTGCTGATGGTgctggtggtggtggtggtaaTGGGGGACGGTTTGGGGAGGGTAGAGATTGGGGTTATCGGAGTAATTTGAGCGGTTCGGCGGCCGGGGCGAAGAAGATACCTGAGCGTACCTCGATTGCTGCTGGTGGtggtgatggtggtggtgACGGTGGTGGTGTTGGGCGGTCGGCCGGCCGTCCGGCGGAGCGTAGGGATTCATCGGGTGGAGAAGGCTCCGTAGGTCAATGCTCTCGCGGTGCCTTTCTTGCGACTTTGGTTACAGATATAGAGAGAGATCATCGACAATGCTAGGGGTGATAGTGTTATTGTTGATTGATTTAGGGGGCAAAATGGAACTGAGGGTAAAGAGATCAGCCGGCTGCGATCCTCATCTCCCCAATGAAAATCTCGGTTGACCATATCGCACAGCCACATGAACATATTTGAGCATGCTAGCATTTTGGTCCTCGAATTTTTCATTTGCCTTCCACTTTAGTATCTAAAAGAAATTTACCAGCGATTGAGCTTTCATGCTTGCCAGCGATTGAGCCCTGAAACGATGTTGTTTTGCTAAGcttcatttaaaaaataatatatttgacGCCTTTAGCGCCACGTAAGCGACCACATCGGTTTTTTCGTGAAGGACTTGATGGGCGAACCTGAGTGTTGGACGGAATTGGAATTTAGGGGCTAAATCGCTGGAAAAGAATTTTCAGATACTAAAGTGGGGGCAACTGAAAATTTCAAGGACTAAAGTGTTAGCACGCTCAATAAATTTGGTGTGGACCTGTGTGGTAGCCTGAAGAGGCCCAGCCCACATTAGCAATAATCTAGCCCATGTATCGGGATTCCTAGTGTCAACGCACGAGGTTAATTTTGATAGGGGCGTGAGACTTTTAGGTCACATTAGCTTTGTGAGTGCAGTAATGGAAACAGAGAAATAGAGGAATATATGTCATCAACTATGTACTCTGAAAATATCATTATCAGAATAACAAACTTCTTTCTCTATCGTTTTCTCTTcttattctttcttcttctcccttcttctccctccctctcaaTTTCTACTCCAAGTCGCAAGGCTGACAAATTGGTATTAGAGCCAAGTCTTGGGAGCTAAAAGCTGGGAAAAGGCTACCACCCAATGGCAGAAGGAACTCGTCTTAAGACGATTGAGGATTAGACAAGAAGTTGGAGAAATTTGCTTCAGAATCCACTGAGCAGAGAAGAATCGATTAGGAGAAGAGTAAGAATTAACTCTCGAAGATGTTTGAGAAGACAATGACTTTGCTAGAGAAGAACATGGGGGCGAAATCTACGAGTTCTTCAAATCCTCCATATCGTGTGGACCCTCCCCTGCTACCTACACCAGTCCTGCAAGCGAGGGTCAGTTCTTCCACGACGGGGTACAAGGCCAAGATCGATTTCCCTCGATTTGATTGTGGTAATCCACGAAGCTGGGACTATCACTATGAGAAGTACTTGGTATTGAACCAAATAGCAGAGGCTCATAAGGTGGATATGGCAACCATTTACCTCGATGACAAAGCGGATGAAATGGCTGCATGGGGTCCTTGCCACTCGCAAGGTTATCAACTAGACAGAGTTCAACGAAGTTTTTGTGCCA
This region includes:
- the LOC116187720 gene encoding uncharacterized protein LOC116187720 isoform X1, with amino-acid sequence MNPYAPPDGRPTAQHHHRHHHHHHHQQQSRYAQVSSSPRPPNRSNYSDNPNLYPPQTVPHYHHHHQHHQQSRNFPPQIHHPSDYHPSPAPPRALTTSLPRYELATRGFNPIDDDRDRRSIYHHHQHHHHALVDSDRRVLGGHDSPFVENRAELLDRRLVHRSYSNADYNHDVHRRAPEHRAASPYGPVDSSRREVEPISRVRLRENYAEGSGSDQQDSLFHGSSYRFSSVAGSYDSEPHRNERGDGTSGRQSWVHKRDNTRNSSESLPEITDFDGEDFRTVALKQEYHAAEFGRYGGASRGSREVVREHSLTPKKQLQKKSAFLRLQMPRFNHRIRDNERHYSNGYNDDSGSGPGSSKSKGQGQFISSDHGPRDTREDGSVDLDVSFKSNTLIAKPIVQPTSPRVVYEKDYMPSSKKLKSAIVSDKDSTSSLLDKLNVYDEKLNSSLSVTGVAISTTENSKQLLERVGASAQHQDNLGHLEGIVAESDAPVKSNSSSLPVSKVTNVSSVTYEVGKSCPSPVADIGSSDLQGRKDAVAVGQDSKVGATRDVVLDRAENVGSTQGKTADKGLPGKAPSVKDAVPEGQNSNAGPKSNVASDKAGKNVRSRQGKTVGRGLPGKAHSFRDAVPEGQDSSAGAKRDVTSGKAGENVGTSQGKTIKKGLPGKAHSSKDAVPEEQHSGAGAKRDVVSDKAGKSGGSSLSKTVDKGLPDKAPSVKDTVSKGQDSAAGAKRDVVSDKAGKTGGPSLSKNADKGLLDKAPSVKDTVSKGQGSGAGAKRDVVSDNAGKTGGSSLSKTAVKELPDKAPSVKGTVPKGRYSGAGAKRVVVSDNAGKAGGSSLSKTADKGLPDKAPSVRVAKKKKIVKKVVKKVVTRKADPPNRQPSRKHDGLKKADSPSRLVSSKGSGSLQEEIASHSMALSEECLATNDSNEPGLLRQIDEKKGLSCSFSSPRFGRETDEGTGVLCENKERDCSSSSFCPVNCEETKVDAPNANNVDLQIVSSSMNVPVAVVDGKISKDEFSGQLHQDVKFLLLDNEAEKDNLAEDCSTTRMSTLSGSNIEDGSTVVDGSLLMRNAASGPEEDLIGSQDLPIIGKEKFDAPDCSLNTYQMTTGLCGDSQNVMETGACWVSGSFTTNSEKNFMGLSNLICDDARGQLPQVSGPRMLDNGSKANLGNFDLTVDNSKDSALNAGRSHRGIFQVDPLTSREASICIKPVSKTYSGPSDTLDTVLNLCTQNPDPAVASSLGELTVGLPAITFGHNVSHGTGSADAHDPLDTKVSLDSDSGLDEGRTSPTLRKRRKVCSAYSGSSDAMAPQDNNIALVADTTTTFVQVQPIPCDSSVQPKVAAAGAGHNANTLQGAASVSTLEERGVMFKDTSQVGQSDGMGSVNNVHVPGVQSSSFLGQLGIGNGESADHLIIEGRPEENSLAVDLLHDHQNRDIDQERFEERKLDLDPSEKQAVSDCERTKSLIPDISFQSSDQLFCPANIENDASLSLKDESPSVSLYLSFSGEVDVARDGVHASNSYDEVMESVPDALSDMGSPESLHVLGAQNSSGGALLDQIASKAVVKNIGTDHGENLAVGGGSSASAGFAITSISHENLVGYSSDNALEKSCSARDKTVSFPSNGSRSMNCGSDPLSTEPYGRLNRHSHMIRRAFPSHSSFTATTSKITSNSTAKPNTWCRTSSSSAASPGLKPSLGTLPAKLPLPGKNAKLQNTSYIRKGNSLVRKPVAAIPQTQLSHSTVPVHRSNSSDVHDLKKSTVSANTDDVNGMPNHLRTGGRNHLARPQTPPLSVSDNLPNCNIVPSARLPSSQAANPSVTGSSHPVSDPMGCTENDVLKTHEDAGMTSEAHQDQTASMNSSGSQNEMEDESLATSKLKRITYVKCKSNQLVAKVNDFDLPICMVDKKQGLPSEGYYKRKRNQLIRTSLDSAKQSSSDNADTEGQLGANIVTSASSGRRRSLKGASKLQTPLKSALVWTLRGTSGNFNASNHHKFFPQFFPWKRATYWRYFMRNSVSIGDNRSLSAISRRLMLLRKRDTVYVRSSHGLSLRKSKVVSVGGRSLKWSKSIESQSKKASEEATRAVAAVEKKKREQNGAASLASVTKNKSQSLRERIFRVGNERYKMDASRKTLIRISDDESSLTAASQQGTNAKKSYVPRRLVIGNDEYVRIGNGNQLIRDPKKRTRVLANEKVKWSLHTARLKLAKKRTYCQFFTRFGKCNKGDGRCPYIHDPSKIAVCTKFLTGSCSNNDCKLTHEVIPERMPDCSYFLQGLCTNKNCPYRHVNVNPNSSTCEGFLRGYCADGNECRKKHSYVCPIFESTGNCPLGSKCKLHHPKSRTKGKKRKRSKEKKNAMGRYFGGSKYVRASDPGTSVTEKPSADESNSNNGDDNPFEEKLADYVSLDVSDEEEGAEDIGRVMGVEANDDFDMELDDLDELIKPIGIMNVMA
- the LOC116187720 gene encoding uncharacterized protein LOC116187720 isoform X2, encoding MNPYAPPDGRPTAQHHHRHHHHHHHQQQSRYAQVSSSPRPPNRSNYSDNPNLYPPQTVPHYHHHHQHHQQSRNFPPQIHHPSDYHPSPAPPRALTTSLPRYELATRGFNPIDDDRDRRSIYHHHQHHHHALVDSDRRVLGGHDSPFVENRAELLDRRLVHRSYSNADYNHDVHRRAPEHRAASPYGPVDSSRREVEPISRVRLRENYAEGSGSDQQDSLFHGSSYRFSSVAGSYDSEPHRNERGDGTSGRQSWVHKRDNTRNSSESLPEITDFDGEDFRTVALKQEYHAAEFGRYGGASRGSREVVREHSLTPKKQLQKKSAFLRLQMPRFNHRIRDNERHYSNGYNDDSGSGPGSSKSKGQGQFISSDHGPRDTREDGSVDLDVSFKSNTLIAKPIVQPTSPRVVYEKDYMPSSKKLKSAIVSDKDSTSSLLDKLNVYDEKLNSSLSVTGVAISTTENSKQLLERVGASAQHQDNLGHLEGIVAESDAPVKSNSSSLPVSKVTNVSSVTYEVGKSCPSPVADIGSSDLQGRKDAVAVGQDSKVGATRDVVLDRAENVGSTQGKTADKGLPGKAPSVKDAVPEGQNSNAGPKSNVASDKAGKNVRSRQGKTVGRGLPGKAHSFRDAVPEGQDSSAGAKRDVTSGKAGENVGTSQGKTIKKGLPGKAHSSKDAVPEEQHSGAGAKRDVVSDKAGKSGGSSLSKTVDKGLPDKAPSVKDTVSKGQDSAAGAKRDVVSDKAGKTGGPSLSKNADKGLLDKAPSVKDTVSKGQGSGAGAKRDVVSDNAGKTGGSSLSKTAVKELPDKAPSVKGTVPKGRYSGAGAKRVVVSDNAGKAGGSSLSKTADKGLPDKAPSVRVAKKKKIVKKVVKKVVTRKADPPNRQPSRKHDGLKKADSPSRLVSSKGSGSLQEEIASHSMALSEECLATNDSNEPGLLRQIDEKKGLSCSFSSPRFGRETDEGTGVLCENKERDCSSSSFCPVNCEETKVDAPNANNVDLQIVSSSMNVPVAVVDGKISKDEFSGQLHQDVKFLLLDNEAEKDNLAEDCSTTRMSTLSGSNIEDGSTVVDGSLLMRNAASGPEEDLIGSQDLPIIGKEKFDAPDCSLNTYQMTTGLCGDSQNVMETGACWVSGSFTTNSEKNFMGLSNLICDDARGQLPQVSGPRMLDNGSKANLGNFDLTVDNSKDSALNAGRSHRGIFQVDPLTSREASICIKPVSKTYSGPSDTLDTVLNLCTQNPDPAVASSLGELTVGLPAITFGHNVSHGTGSADAHDPLDTKVSLDSDSGLDEGRTSPTLRKRRKVCSAYSGSSDAMAPQDNNIALVADTTTTFVQVQPIPCDSSVQPKVAAAGAGHNANTLQGAASVSTLEERGVMFKDTSQVGQSDGMGSVNNVHVPGVQSSSFLGQLGIGNGESADHLIIEGRPEENSLAVDLLHDHQNRDIDQERFEERKLDLDPSEKQAVSDCERTKSLIPDISFQSSDQLFCPANIENDASLSLKDESPSVSLYLSFSGEVDVARDGVHASNSYDEVMESVPDALSDMGSPESLHVLGAQNSSGGALLDQIASKAVVKNIGTDHGENLAVGGGSSASAGFAITSISHENLVGYSSDNALEKSCSARDKTVSFPSNGSRSMNCGSDPLSTEPYGRLNRHSHMIRRAFPSHSSFTATTSKITSNSTAKPNTWCRTSSSSAASPGLKPSLGTLPAKLPLPGKNAKLQNTSYIRKGNSLVRKPVAAIPQTQLSHSTVPVHRSNSSDVHDLKKSTVSANTDDVNGMPNHLRTGGRNHLARPQTPPLSVSDNLPNCNIVPSARLPSSQAANPSVTGSSHPVSDPMGCTENDVLKTHEDAGMTSEAHQDQTASMNSSGSQNEMEDESLATSKLKRITYVKCKSNQLVAKVNDFDLPICMVDKKQGLPSEGYYKRKRNQLIRTSLDSAKQSSSDNADTEGQLGANIVTSASSGRRRSLKGASKLQTPLKSALVWTLRGTSGNFNASNHHKFFPQFFPWKRATYWRYFMRNSVSIGDNRSLSAIRRLMLLRKRDTVYVRSSHGLSLRKSKVVSVGGRSLKWSKSIESQSKKASEEATRAVAAVEKKKREQNGAASLASVTKNKSQSLRERIFRVGNERYKMDASRKTLIRISDDESSLTAASQQGTNAKKSYVPRRLVIGNDEYVRIGNGNQLIRDPKKRTRVLANEKVKWSLHTARLKLAKKRTYCQFFTRFGKCNKGDGRCPYIHDPSKIAVCTKFLTGSCSNNDCKLTHEVIPERMPDCSYFLQGLCTNKNCPYRHVNVNPNSSTCEGFLRGYCADGNECRKKHSYVCPIFESTGNCPLGSKCKLHHPKSRTKGKKRKRSKEKKNAMGRYFGGSKYVRASDPGTSVTEKPSADESNSNNGDDNPFEEKLADYVSLDVSDEEEGAEDIGRVMGVEANDDFDMELDDLDELIKPIGIMNVMA
- the LOC116187720 gene encoding uncharacterized protein LOC116187720 isoform X3 gives rise to the protein MNPYAPPDGRPTAQHHHRHHHHHHHQQQSRYAQVSSSPRPPNRSNYSDNPNLYPPQTVPHYHHHHQHHQQSRNFPPQIHHPSDYHPSPAPPRALTTSLPRYELATRGFNPIDDDRDRRSIYHHHQHHHHALVDSDRRVLGGHDSPFVENRAELLDRRLVHRSYSNADYNHDVHRRAPEHRAASPYGPVDSSRREVEPISRVRLRENYAEGSGSDQQDSLFHGSSYRFSSVAGSYDSEPHRNERGDGTSGRQSWVHKRDNTRNSSESLPEITDFDGEDFRTVALKQEYHAAEFGRYGGASRGSREVVREHSLTPKKQLQKKSAFLRLQMPRFNHRIRDNERHYSNGYNDDSGSGPGSSKSKGQGQFISSDHGPRDTREDGSVDLDVSFKSNTLIAKPIVQPTSPRVVYEKDYMPSSKKLKSAIVSDKDSTSSLLDKLNVYDEKLNSSLSVTGVAISTTENSKQLLERVGASAQHQDNLGHLEGIVAESDAPVKSNSSSLPVSKVTNVSSVTYEVGKSCPSPVADIGSSDLQGRKDAVAVGQDSKVGATRDVVLDRAENVGSTQGKTADKGLPGKAPSVKDAVPEGQNSNAGPKSNVASDKAGKNVRSRQGKTVGRGLPGKAHSFRDAVPEGQDSSAGAKRDVTSGKAGENVGTSQGKTIKKGLPGKAHSSKDAVPEEQHSGAGAKRDVVSDKAGKSGGSSLSKTVDKGLPDKAPSVKDTVSKGQDSAAGAKRDVVSDKAGKTGGPSLSKNADKGLLDKAPSVKDTVSKGQGSGAGAKRDVVSDNAGKTGGSSLSKTAVKELPDKAPSVKGTVPKGRYSGAGAKRVVVSDNAGKAGGSSLSKTADKGLPDKAPSVRVAKKKKIVKKVVKKVVTRKADPPNRQPSRKHDGLKKADSPSRLVSSKGSGSLQEEIASHSMALSEECLATNDSNEPGLLRQIDEKKGLSCSFSSPRFGRETDEGTGVLCENKERDCSSSSFCPVNCEETKVDAPNANNVDLQIVSSSMNVPVAVVDGKISKDEFSGQLHQDVKFLLLDNEAEKDNLAEDCSTTRMSTLSGSNIEDGSTVVDGSLLMRNAASGPEEDLIGSQDLPIIGKEKFDAPDCSLNTYQMTTGLCGDSQNVMETGACWVSGSFTTNSEKNFMGLSNLICDDARGQLPQVSGPRMLDNGSKANLGNFDLTVDNSKDSALNAGRSHRGIFQVDPLTSREASICIKPVSKTYSGPSDTLDTVLNLCTQNPDPAVASSLGELTVGLPAITFGHNVSHGTGSADAHDPLDTKVSLDSDSGLDEGRTSPTLRKRRKVCSAYSGSSDAMAPQDNNIALVADTTTTFVQVQPIPCDSSVQPKVAAAGAGHNANTLQGAASVSTLEERGVMFKDTSQVGQSDGMGSVNNVHVPGVQSSSFLGQLGIGNGESADHLIIEGRPEENSLAVDLLHDHQNRDIDQERFEERKLDLDPSEKQAVSDCERTKSLIPDISFQSSDQLFCPANIENDASLSLKDESPSVSLYLSFSGEVDVARDGVHASNSYDEVMESVPDALSDMGSPESLHVLGAQNSSGGALLDQIASKAVVKNIGTDHGENLAVGGGSSASAGFAITSISHENLVGYSSDNALEKSCSARDKTVSFPSNGSRSMNCGSDPLSTEPYGRLNRHSHMIRRAFPSHSSFTATTSKITSNSTAKPNTWCRTSSSSAASPGLKPSLGTLPAKLPLPGKNAKLQNTSYIRKGNSLVRKPVAAIPQTQLSHSTVPVHRSNSSDVHDLKKSTVSANTDDVNGMPNHLRTGGRNHLARPQTPPLSVSDNLPNCNIVPSARLPSSQAANPSVTGSSHPVSDPMGCTENDVLKTHEDAGMTSEAHQDQTASMNSSGSQNEMEDESLATSKLKRITYVKCKSNQLVAKVNDFDLPICMVDKKQGLPSEGYYKRKRNQLIRTSLDSAKQSSSDNADTEGQLGANIVTSASSGRRRSLKGASKLQTPLKSALVWTLRGTSGNFNASNHHKFFPQFFPWKRATYWRYFMRNSVSIGDNRSLSAISRRLMLLRKRDTVYVRSSHGLSLRKSKVVSVGGRSLKWSKSIESQSKKASEEATRAVAAVEKKKREQNGAASLASVTKNKRERIFRVGNERYKMDASRKTLIRISDDESSLTAASQQGTNAKKSYVPRRLVIGNDEYVRIGNGNQLIRDPKKRTRVLANEKVKWSLHTARLKLAKKRTYCQFFTRFGKCNKGDGRCPYIHDPSKIAVCTKFLTGSCSNNDCKLTHEVIPERMPDCSYFLQGLCTNKNCPYRHVNVNPNSSTCEGFLRGYCADGNECRKKHSYVCPIFESTGNCPLGSKCKLHHPKSRTKGKKRKRSKEKKNAMGRYFGGSKYVRASDPGTSVTEKPSADESNSNNGDDNPFEEKLADYVSLDVSDEEEGAEDIGRVMGVEANDDFDMELDDLDELIKPIGIMNVMA